A stretch of Triticum aestivum cultivar Chinese Spring chromosome 1D, IWGSC CS RefSeq v2.1, whole genome shotgun sequence DNA encodes these proteins:
- the LOC123180772 gene encoding ABC transporter G family member 12 has protein sequence MGEGNGTAWAGALSPAARYAETGGASLTWENLTAVLPGSGGRPTKKLLQGLYGYAVPGRIVAIMGPSGSGKSTLLDSLSGRLARNVLQTGKVLLNGKKRRLDFGAVAYVTQENVLLGTLTVRETVTYSAQLRLPSSMSKAEVRRVVDDTLDEMGLRECAERPIGTWHLRGISGGEKKRLCIALEILTRPRLLFLDEPTSGLDSASAFSVIETLRTLAIDGGRTIVSSVHQPSSEVFALFDDLCLLSSGESVYFGDAKLAPQFFAETGFPCPSRRNPSDHFLRCVNSDFDDVATALKGSMKLRAEADLDPLLKYSTTEIRERLVDKYRISDYAMMVRNTIHEISKIEGVMEEAVKGSQATWCKQLRTLTKRSYINMYRDFGYYRLRIIIYVLMAICLGTIYYDVGNGYTAIQARASCGGFVSGFMTFMSIGGFPSFIEEMKVFSLERQNGHYGVAAYIISNFLSSMPFLLTMSWASASITYWMVKFRPGFSYFAFFALNLYGGVSVIESLMMIISALVPNFLMGLILGAGVIGIMMLTSGFFRLLPELPKIFWKYPVSYIVYGSWGLKGAYKNDLLGLEFEPMTPGGEKLTGEFIITNMMGLSVSYSKWLDLAMIFILLLAYRITFFFVLKVKEAAAPYLRVAYTRFTVKRLERRASFRESLAMTSLSKRHNAPHPMAMQEGLNSPMQQY, from the exons atgggggaggggaacGGGACGGCGTGGGCGGGGGCGCTGTCGCCGGCGGCGCGGTACGCGGAGACGGGAGGGGCGAGCTTGACATGGGAGAACCTGACGGCCGTGCTGCCTGGGTCCGGCGGCCGGCCGACCAAGAAGCTCTTGCAAGGGCTGTACGGCTACGCCGTGCCCGGCAGGATCGTCGCCATCATGGGGCCCTCCGGCTCCGGCAAGTCCACCCTCCTCGACTCCCTCTCCG GGAGGCTGGCGAGGAATGTGCTCCAGACCGGCAAGGTGTTGCTCAACGGCAAGAAGAGGCGGCTCGACTTTGGCGCGGTG GCGTACGTGACACAGGAGAACGTTCTGCTGGGCACGCTGACCGTCCGGGAGACGGTCACCTACTCGGCGCAGCTGCGGCTGCCGTCGAGCATGTCAAAGGCTGAGGTGCGCCGAGTCGTGGACGACACACTGGACGAGATGGGCCTCCGGGAGTGCGCTGAGCGGCCCATCGGCACGTGGCACCTCCGGGGCATCAGCGGCGGCGAGAAGAAGCGGCTGTGCATCGCGCTGGAGATCCTCACCCGGCCGCGCCTCCTCTTCCTCGACGAGCCCACCAGTGGCCTCGACAGCGCCTCTGCCTTCTCCGTCATCGAGACGCTCCGCACACTTGCCATTGATGGCGGACGCACCATTGTCTCGTCGGTGCACCAGCCCAGCAGCGAGGTATTTGCGCTCTTCGACGATCTCTGCCTCCTCTCCAGCGGCGAGAGTGTCTACTTCGGGGATGCCAAGCTTGCACCACAG TTCTTTGCAGAAACCGGATTCCCCTGCCCGAGCCGGAGGAACCCATCCGACCACTTCCTCCGGTGCGTCAATTCGGACTTCGACGATGTCGCCACGGCCCTGAAAGGATCCATGAAGCTCCGAGCA GAGGCAGATCTTGATCCCCTGTTGAAGTACTCGACTACGGAGATCCGAGAGCGGCTCGTGGATAAGTACCGGATCTCAGACTACGCCATGATGGTTAGGAACACAATACACGAGATAAGCAAAATA GAGGGTGTGATGGAGGAGGcagtgaagggcagccaagcgacCTGGTGCAAGCAGCTGCGCACGCTGACCAAGCGCTCCTACATCAACATGTACCGTGACTTCGGCTACTACAGGCTGCGCATCATCATCTACGTCCTGATGGCCATCTGCCTTGGCACCATCTACTACGACGTCGGCAACGGCTACACCGCGATCCAGGCGCGTGCCTCCTGCGGCGGCTTCGTCTCGGGCTTCATGACGTTCATGTCCATCGGCGGCTTCCCCTCCTTCATCGAGGAGATGAAGGTCTTCTCCCTCGAGCGGCAGAACGGCCACTACGGCGTCGCCGCCTACATCATATCCAACTTCCTCTCCTCCATGCCGTTCCTGTTGACAATGTCCTGGGCCAGCGCCTCCATCACATACTGGATGGTCAAGTTCCGGCCAGGATTCAGCTACTTCGCCTTCTTCGCCCTCAACCTCTATGGCGGCGTCTCCGTCATCGAGAGCCTCATGATGATCATCTCCGCCCTTGTGCCCAACTTCCTCATGGGCCTCATCCTTGGCGCCGGCGTCATT GGGATCATGATGTTGACGTCTGGATTCTTCCGGCTCCTTCCAGAACTTCCCAAGATTTTCTGGAAATACCCAGTGTCCTACATTGTCTACGGCTCTTGGGGTTTGAAG GGTGCATACAAGAACGACCTGCTCGGGCTGGAGTTCGAGCCGATGACGCCGGGAGGCGAGAAGCTGACCGGCGAGTTCATCATCACCAACATGATGGGGCTGAGCGTCAGCTACTCCAAGTGGCTAGACCTAGCCATGATCTTCATCCTCCTCCTGGCCTaccgcatcaccttcttcttcgtcctcaaggTCAAGGAGGCCGCCGCGCCCTACCTCCGCGTCGCCTACACGCGGTTCACTGTGAAGCGCCTTGAGCGGCGGGCGTCCTTCAGGGAGTCGCTGGCCATGACGTCCTTGTCCAAGCGGCACAACGCGCCGCACCCCATGGCCATGCAGGAGGGGCTCAACTCCCCCATGCAGCAGTACTGA